The Candidatus Hydrogenedentota bacterium genomic interval TTGCGGCGATCTTGTTGCCGGCGCTGGCGCGTGCGCGTGAAGCAGCACGCCGGGCAAGCTGCCAGAATAACCTGAAGCAGTTGGGCGTGATTTTCAAGATGTACGCGAACGAATCGAAGGGGGAGAAGTATCCCAGTAACATGAAGTTTGACCCGAATCCAGATTCTTCGCCGACTCCGTGTTCGCAGGCAAATGACGCCCAGTACCATCAGCCGAACCGGTTCTTTAACGGCCCGTCGGTGTATCCGGAATACATGACCGACGCAAACATCATCTTGTGTCCGTCGGATGCAGATGCAGAGCAGATGGCCGATTATTTCTTCCGTAAGGCAGATGGGTCGATCGATCCGTGCCGTTTCTGGGAAATCTCGTATGAGTATTATGGCTGGGCCATCACGCCGGATGCAGTCATCAACGGGCCAGTGGACAGCACATCGTTGAACTCGGCAACGACGAATTTCGATTTCGGATTTCTTGGAGAGGTAGGAACACTGTTTACGACGGCGCAAGCAACATGGAATAGCGACGGACCGGGTGCGGTATTTGAAGACGATATCACCTTTACGAGCGCGGAAACGGGCGGCGATTCGACCGTCTATCGTTTGCGCGAGGGTATCGAACGGTTCTTCATTAGTGACATCAATAACCCGGCCGCGAGTGCCAAGGCCCAAAGTGAGCTCCCGGTCATGTGGGATATGTGCTGGCTTCCCAGCGATGGTTGGGGCAGTTACTTCAGCCACGTTCCGGGCGGTGGCAATGTGCTCTATATGGACGGTCATGTTACGTTCTTGAAGTACCCGAGCGAGTGGCCCGATTGCCGCGCATATGTCAACATGGTAAACACGATCCAAGCGGCACTGTAATCAGAATGAAGCTTTTGCTCTTGCGGACTTGATGTAGTTTGGTCCGGAGAGACAACTTAGAGTCACGAGATCGATTGGAGGCGCGCAGCCGAGAGGTTGCGCGCCTCGTTTATTTTTGGCGGGGGCAGAGATCGCTGCCGGGGGTGGTCGGGGAAGCCGGGTAGTTGTCGTGGGGCGGTGCCTGACGATGGCTGGCTTTGTCGCAAGGAGTTGGTAGGAGATGTCCAACGCTGGCGTCCTTACAGGACGCTCGATAGGGGTGTGTTGGTTCCTGGGGTTGCGATTCGCGTCTTGAGCAGACGCGAATCTTCACCCCAGGCTAGGGTATGTCGTGCTTTCAGCACGAATACGCGCGATTGCGCAGGGCAGCGAGTATGTGTGTCGATGGGTACCGGGATCACATAAGTGGTTGAAGAGCGCAGGCAGGATGCCTGCGACACGTTTTCGCGGAAATTGGGAAAGGCCCGTCTGCGCTCATTGTGTTCGCTTCGCTTGGGTCGGTCTCTGAATTCCGCTCAGGGTGATTTGACGGCGCGGTAGGCAAGGTAGCCCCAGTTGGCATCCTTGGGCCGGGGCCAGGCCTGCCCGTCGTAGACGATCATGTAGGCGCGTTTGTCGTCGATGGAGTCGGCGGTCCACCAGTAGATGACCTGGGAGCGGGTGTCCCAGAGCGGGGATTCTTTGTCGGGGGGCATCTTATAGGACGTGCGGTGGGTTGCGGGATCCCAGGAACCGCCGGCGTCTTGCCCGTGAAGTTGCATGGAGCGAGCGGCTTCTTCGACGGTGGGCAAGCGCCAGATGTTTTGGGGCGCGTCGGCGAGGGTCAGGCCGTCGGCGTTGAGATAGGCGCACGTATGTTTGGCGTCTTCCCATGTAGTGCCGCGCATAGGCCAGCCGGGTCCGGCGGGAGCCCATATCAGATCGACGCCGTTTTGCGTAATGCGGCGGGCGGAGCGGTCGCCATCGTCGATGCGGTGAGCGACGCGCCACGCGTGGCC includes:
- a CDS encoding prepilin-type N-terminal cleavage/methylation domain-containing protein, which translates into the protein MMKKRGFTLIELLVVIAIIGILAAILLPALARAREAARRASCQNNLKQLGVIFKMYANESKGEKYPSNMKFDPNPDSSPTPCSQANDAQYHQPNRFFNGPSVYPEYMTDANIILCPSDADAEQMADYFFRKADGSIDPCRFWEISYEYYGWAITPDAVINGPVDSTSLNSATTNFDFGFLGEVGTLFTTAQATWNSDGPGAVFEDDITFTSAETGGDSTVYRLREGIERFFISDINNPAASAKAQSELPVMWDMCWLPSDGWGSYFSHVPGGGNVLYMDGHVTFLKYPSEWPDCRAYVNMVNTIQAAL
- a CDS encoding DUF1566 domain-containing protein, translated to MTSTTRPSAPTPPTLPRRLLGWIAVLASTLIAGYWALWGSIETFHEGWYYDSLLKNIALSLGQYMMPSLVFVLAACIAIRWSRIGALLHFTAAVFAAWFFRNAAPIVIYPFIVGPLTLMALAYWFGRPHPRKLAVLGVVVIPALVALVSGSGHAWRVAHRIDDGDRSARRITQNGVDLIWAPAGPGWPMRGTTWEDAKHTCAYLNADGLTLADAPQNIWRLPTVEEAARSMQLHGQDAGGSWDPATHRTSYKMPPDKESPLWDTRSQVIYWWTADSIDDKRAYMIVYDGQAWPRPKDANWGYLAYRAVKSP